Proteins from one Anopheles nili chromosome 2, idAnoNiliSN_F5_01, whole genome shotgun sequence genomic window:
- the LOC128732047 gene encoding mitochondrial import inner membrane translocase subunit Tim13, producing the protein MDTSLENLSSTQKDELMSTIKQKIAIANAQELVTKMTEKCFRKCVGKPGQDLDGSEQKCIAMCMDRFMDSWNVVSRALTQRLQQEQYKG; encoded by the exons ATGGATACTTCCTTAGAAAACCTTTCGTCGACGCAGAAGGATGAGTTGATGAGCACAATCAAGCAAAAGATAGCGATAGCGAATGCCCAAGAGCTTGTTACC AAAATGACGGagaaatgtttcagaaaatgTGTCGGTAAACCCGGACAGGATCTCGACGGTTCGGAACAG AAATGCATTGCCATGTGCATGGACAGGTTTATGGACTCTTGGAATGTCGTGTCTAGGGCATTAACGCAACGTTTGCAACAAGAACAATACAAAGGATAA
- the LOC128723934 gene encoding uncharacterized protein LOC128723934: MDEDLEFRDMVLKKMEESGSLLGVKANLRALLYDIIENEHSATGDVNDESDLSSSTFEKDSENQLDGKSLAFELMLDTLNSLNLQYTKKILLAETGYRSANLSREQLMRQFGIDVQQPTAFSFDQPALMTLINKVRDEIGENSSELGIVSGSKQLSATATEDIQISAQNDAIDG; this comes from the exons ATGGACGAAGACCTAGAGTTTCGTGAtatggttttgaaaaaaatggaagaaagcGGATCGTTACTCGGAGTGAAA GCCAACTTACGAGCATTGTTGTACGATATAATCGAGAACGAACACTCTGCTACAGGCGATGTAAACGATGAAAGTGATTTAAGCTCCAGCACGTTTGAAAAAGATTCCGAAAACCAGCTGGATGGGAAATCTCTTGCGTTCGAATTGATGCTGGACACGTTGAATTCCCTAAATCTTCAGTACACGAAAAAGATTCTGCTTGCCGAAACGGGTTATCGAAGTGCTAATTTAAGCCGCGAACAATTGATGCGGCAATTTGGCATTGATGTTCAACAACCCACGGCCTTCTCGTTTGATCAACCCGCGCTGATGACATTGATCAACAAAGTACGTGATGAAATCGGCGAAAACAGCTCCGAATTAGGAATTGTCTCCGGTAGCAAACAGCTGTCCGCAACGGCGACAGAAGATATACAGATTAGCGCCCAAAATGATGCAATAGATGGGTGA
- the LOC128731463 gene encoding ATP-binding cassette sub-family B member 6, protein MLQYCPNGTSMDVVWDKHGVSQCFMDTVSMGMIGGFLLVFGTLQLIMYLRYATDADHQRIRKSNLYNFQLFLLVVMPLLTVTRFVLEGFFFEGARVYGFMILSVLVALFVYPFSIVLLVKERYYLLPSVPTHGHGLVLLIFWTMVFVVQNAAFINLNYQHGWFRLDTLQDKVEFVMFVSRYVITMLLFVIGLKAPGISSARFSEEYQTMLPVQENRSTFSNAWTKMRTLLPFLWPKKDVLLQFRVLFCFVLLLAGRVINLYVPIYNKKIVDSLTEKPVVFRWDWILMYVGFKFLQGGGTGSMGLLNNLRSFLWIRIQQYTTREIELELFRHLHSLSLRWHLNRKTGEVLRVMDRGTDSINNLLNYILFSITPTIVDILIAVVFFIMAFNWWFGFIVFLTMTLYIAATILVTEWRTKFQRRMNLADNQQKARSVDSLLNFETVKYYGAEQYEVDCYRDAILKFQDEEWRSIITLNILNTMQNIIVCGGLLAGSLLCAYLVVYEEGLTVGDYVLFASYIIQLYVPLNWFGTFYRAIQKNFVDMENMFDLMREDQEVLDAPGASELLVVRGGIDFNDVTFGYNAERFVLRNVSFTVPAGKTVAIVGPSGAGKSTIMRLLFRFYDIDSGSISVDGQNIKTIRQASLRQAIGVVPQDTVLFNNTIKYNIQYGRVGAPDADVIMAARSADIHDRILTFPEKYDTQVGERGLRLSGGEKQRVAIARTILKAPSIVLLDEATSALDTQTERNIQSALAKVCANRTTIIIAHRLSTIIHADEIIVLKEGSIVERGRHDLLLERDGVYAEMWNQQLKNLELGPNAGNDGAETSEQLANGTPNGTPNKLPAIAPANNHRHHHH, encoded by the exons ATGCTCCAGTACTGTCCAAATGGCACGTCCATGGACGTGGTGTGGGACAAACATGGCGTTTCCCAATGTTTCATGGATACGGTTTCCATGGGGATGATTGGAGGATTTCTGCTCGTATTTGGCACGCTGCAACTCATCATGTACCTGCGCTATGCGACGGATGCTGATCATCAGCGAATCAGAAAGTCCAACTTGTACAACTTCCAACTGTTTCTGCTCGTGGTAATGCCACTACTCACAGTCACACGGTTCGTGCTGGAAGGATTCTTCTTTGAAGGAGCGCGCGTGTACGGCTTCATGATACTATCCGTCTTGGTGGCCTTGTTCGTTTACCCGTTCTCGATCGTGCTGCTGGTAAAAGAGCGCTATTACCTGTTGCCATCTGTGCCCACACATGGCCACGGTTTGGTACTACTCATTTTCTGGACGATGGTGTTTGTGGTACAAAACGCTGCGTTCATTAATCTTAACTACCAACATGGATGGTTCCGGCTAGACACGCTGCAAGATAAGGTGGAATTCGTCATGTTTGTCTCGCGGTACGTGATCACGATGCTACTGTTCGTGATTGGGCTGAAAGCACCCGGCATATCATCGGCCAGGTTCTCCGAGGAGTACCAAACGATGCTCCCGGTGCAGGAAAATCGGTCCACATTCAGTAATGCTTGGACCAAAATGCGCACTCTGTTACCATTTCTGTGGCCGAAAAAGGATGTGCTACTGCAGTTTCGAGTCCTGTTTTGCTTCGTCCTACTCCTCGCCGGACGCGTGATCAATCTGTACGTGCCGATTTACAACAAGAAGATAGTCGACAGTTTGACCGAAAAACCGGTGGTGTTCCGCTGGGATTGGATCCTGATGTACGTCGGGTTCAAATTCCTCCAAGGAGGCGGCACAGGATCGATGGGATTGCTCAACAATTTGCGCAGCTTTCTTTGGATCCGCATTCAGCAGTACACGACGCGAGAAATCGAACTAGAGCTGTTCCGCCATCTCCACAGTCTATCGCTGCGGTGGCATTTGAACCGCAAAACGGGCGAAGTCCTGCGCGTTATGGATCGCGGCACGGACAGCATCAACAATTTGCTAAACTACATTCTTTTCTCCATCACACCGACGATCGTGGACATTTTGATTGCAGTCGTGTTCTTCATCATGGCCTTTAATTGGTGGTTCGGATTCATCGTTTTTCTAACGATGACATTATATATCG CTGCTACGATTCTGGTGACGGAGTGGCGCACGAAATTCCAACGCCGCATGAACTTGGCCGATAACCAGCAAAAGGCGCGCAGTGTCGATTCGCTACTCAACTTCGAAACGGTCAAGTACTACGGCGCTGAGCAGTACGAGGTTGACTGTTATCGGGACGCGATTCTGAAGTTTCAG GACGAAGAATGGCGTTCCATTATCACGTTGAATATTCTCAACACAATGCAAAATATCATCGTTTGCGGTGGGCTGCTGGCTGGTTCACTTCTGTGCGCGTATCTCGTGGTGTACGAGGAAGGTTTAACCGTAGGAGACtacgttttgtttgccagctATATTATCCAGCTTTATGTCCCTCTGAATTGGTTCGGTACATTCTACCG tGCAATTCAGAAAAATTTTGTTGACATGGAAAATATGTTTGATCTGATGCGCGAAGATCAAGAAGTACTCGATGCCCCGGGAGCAAGTGAGCTGCTGGTCGTCCGTGGCGGAATAGATTTCAACGATGTTACGTTCGGTTACAACGCCGAACGGTTCGTGCTGCGCAATGTTAGCTTCACCGTACCCGCCGGTAAAACGGTGGCCATTGTTGGCCCTTCGGGTGCGGGTAAGAGTACGATAATGCGGCTTCTGTTCCGGTTCTATGATATCGACAGTGGTTCGATATCGGTAGACGGACAGAACATCAAAACCATCCGCCAAGCCTCTCTGCGGCAAGCGATCGGTGTAGTGCCACAAGATACGGTACTGTTCAACAATACGATCAAGTACAACATCCAATATGGGCGGGTGGGTGCGCCAGACGCAGATGTTATTATGGCAGCGAGAAGTGCCGACATTCACGATCGGATTCTCACATTCCCGGAGAAGTACGACACGCAGGTTGGTGAGCGGGGACTGCGATTGAGTGGAGGCGAAAAACAACGAGTGGCGATTGCGCGAACCATCCTAAAAGCTCCATCGATTGTGCTGCTAGATGAAGCGACGAGCGCGCTGGATAcacaaacggaacggaacatcCAGTCGGCTCTGGCAAAGGTGTGCGCCAACCGAACAACGATCATTATCGCGCATCGTCTGTCGACGATCATTCACGCGGACGAGATTATTGTGCTGAAAGAAGGATCGATTGTGGAACGAGGACGCCACGATTTGCTGCTCGAACGGGATGGAGTGTACGCTGAAATGTGGAATCAGCAATTGAAAAATCTGGAATTAGGACCAAACGCCGGGAACGATGGCGCAGAAACTAGCGAGCAACTAGCTAATGGTACGCCAAATGGAACGCCCAACAAACTCCCTGCAATAGCACCAGCAAacaatcatcgtcatcatcatcattga